In Dendropsophus ebraccatus isolate aDenEbr1 chromosome 14, aDenEbr1.pat, whole genome shotgun sequence, the following proteins share a genomic window:
- the PITPNC1 gene encoding cytoplasmic phosphatidylinositol transfer protein 1 yields MLLKEYRICMPLTVEEYRIGQLYMISKHSHEQSDRGEGVEVVQNEPYEDPVHGPGQLTEKRVYLNSKLPSWARAVVPKIFYVTEKAWNYYPYTITEYTCSFLPKFSIHIETKYEDNKGSNDSIFQNELKDLEREVCFIDIACDEVPERYYKESEDPTTFKSEKTGRGLLREGWRESHQPIMCSYKLVAVKFEVWGLQTRVEQFVHKVVRDILLIGHRQAFAWVDEWYDMTMDEVREYERTTQEATNRKIGIFPPAISITDIALPSCSRSGPSSAPSTPLTTEAPEFLTVPKDRPRKKSAPETLTLPDPSLNAQSMFTSNQSK; encoded by the exons TACAGAATCGGACAACTCTACATGATCAGCAAGCACAGCCACGAGCAGAGCGACCGCGGAGAAGGTGTGGAAGTCGTGCAGAACGAGCCCTACGAGGACCCGGTGCACGGCCCCGGCCAGCTCACCGAGAAGAGAGTGTATCTGAACAG TAAGCTCCCCAGCTGGGCTCGAGCTGTGGTTCCGAAAATCTTCTACGTAACAGAGAAAGCCTGGAACTACTACCCATATACAATCACAG AATACACA TGTTCATTCCTTCCGAAGTTCTCCATACACATAGAGACAAAGTATGAGGACAACAAGGGCAGTAACGACAGC ATATTTCAGAATGAGCTGAAGGACCTGGAGCGCGAGGTCTGCTTCATCGATATCGCTTGCGATGAGGTTCCTGAGAGATACTATAAGGAGTCAGAA GACCCCACGACCTTCAAGTCAGAGAAGACGGGACGGGGGCTTCTCAGGGAAGGCTGGAGGGAGTCACACCAGCCCATTATGTGCTCTTATAAGTTGGTCGCTGTGAAGTTTGAGGTCTGGGGGCTGCAGACACGGGTGGAGCAGTTTGTGCACAAG GTGGTGAGGGATATCTTGCTCATTGGACACCGACAAGCCTTTGCGTGGGTGGACGAGTGGTATG ACATGACAATGGACGAAGTGCGGGAATATGAGCGGACTACTCAGGAAGCCACTAACAGGAAAATCGGGATCTTCCCACCCGCCATATCAATCACTGACATTGCGCTGCCCTCCTGTTCCCGCAGTGGACCCTCCAGCGCACCTTCCACCCCTCTGACCACCGAGGCTCCAGAGTTTCTGACCGTCCCCAAAGACCGGCCAAGGAAGAAGTCAGCCCCAGAAACTTTAACGCTGCCAGATCCGTCCCTTAACGCACAAAGCATGTTTACCAGTAACCAGTCCAAGTGA